One region of Miscanthus floridulus cultivar M001 chromosome 19, ASM1932011v1, whole genome shotgun sequence genomic DNA includes:
- the LOC136528539 gene encoding large ribosomal subunit protein eL27x-like, with the protein MVKFLKPGKAVILLQGRFAGRKAVIVRVFEEGTRDRPYGHCLVAGLAKYPKKVIRKDSAKKTAKKSRVKCFIKLVNFTHLMPTRYTLDVDFKDVATGGPDALSTRDKKVAACKTAKARLEERFKTGKNRWFFTKLRF; encoded by the coding sequence ATGGTGAAGTTCCTCAAGCCCGGCAAGGCCGTGATCCTCCTCCAGGGCCGGTTTGCCGGCAGGAAGGCGGTGATCGTGCGCGTGTTCGAGGAGGGCACCCGCGACCGCCCCTACGGCCACTGCCTCGTCGCCGGCCTCGCCAAGTACCCCAAGAAGGTGATCCGCAAGGACTCCGCCAAGAAGACGGCCAAGAAGTCGCGCGTCAAGTGCTTCATCAAGCTCGTCAACTTCACCCACCTCATGCCCACCCGCTACACCCTCGACGTCGACTTCAAGGACGTCGCCACCGGCGGGCCCGACGCGCTCTCCACCCGCGACAAGAAGGTCGCCGCCTGCAAGACCGCCAAGGCGCGCCTCGAGGAGAGGTTCAAGACAGGCAAGAACAGGTGGTTCTTTACCAAGCTCCGCTTCTAG